Proteins from a genomic interval of Zingiber officinale cultivar Zhangliang chromosome 2A, Zo_v1.1, whole genome shotgun sequence:
- the LOC122040310 gene encoding protein GOS9-like, whose protein sequence is MACTNLNFNVDVNKCFNWLSKSGGKPKIGIKKLKKEIEKLKAKRHDIKSKIEEAKREGRLASEEAKQWQRDLESLEGQVAAIFEDFTRISFQNNIKVGPWGVAGDCNFDIGRSASQITKVRLHTGVVVDNLEISYIVDGKNVETRRLGGGGGRYHTVELLPGEYINSMVGFVGAFNGESCISQLKFKTNFGNTHGPFGEGGGNEFTVPVTDGRIVGFFGQYDKYLKEIGVYVALN, encoded by the exons ATGGCTTGCACCAACTTAAATTTCAACGTGGACGTCAACAAGTGCTTCAACTGGTTATCGAAATCCGGCGGGAAGCCCAAAATCGGAATCAAGAAGTTgaagaaagaaatagaaaagcTGAAAGCTAAACGACATGATATCAAAAGTAAGATCGAAGAAGCCAAGCGCGAGGGAAGACTTGCAAGTGAGGAAGCCAAGCAGTGGCAGCGTGACCTGGAGTCATTGGAAGGCCAAGTGGCTGCTATCTTTGAGGATTTCACACGCATCA GTTTTCAAAATAACATCAAGGTTGGGCCATGGGGAGTCGCCGGAGACTGCAACTTTGACATTGGTCGATCTGCGTCCCAAATCACAAAGGTCAGACTCCACACCGGAGTAGTCGTCGATAATTTGGAGATATCCTACATTGTCGATGGGAAAAATGTTGAAACACGTCGACTAGGTGGCGGTGGTGGCAGATATCACACG GTCGAACTACTTCCTGGCGAATATATCAACTCGATGGTTGGGTTCGTCGGCGCTTTTAACGGCGAAAGTTGTATCTCTCAGCTCAAATTTAAGACCAACTTCGGAAATACGCATGGGCCTTTTGGGGAAGGAGGCGGCAACGAGTTCACTGTTCCGGTCACGGACGGTCGGATTGTTGGATTCTTTGGCCAGTACGACAAGTATCTAAAGGAGATCGGAGTCTACGTggctcttaattaa